One region of Nothobranchius furzeri strain GRZ-AD chromosome 16, NfurGRZ-RIMD1, whole genome shotgun sequence genomic DNA includes:
- the cdc42ep4b gene encoding cdc42 effector protein 4, with the protein MPILKQLVNNDQSKRRSRTDLTVEMISAPLGDFRHTMHVGRGGDAFGDTSFLSTRSGEPPKEKKDSPSPKPGLLSRTFRSSRSSKRSQSVNRGDKYVNTMASTAGSSQVVKTAISLPYLNDERSNRSSQLPKSVSSSPMKTLTEMETKPTNGAAAMATLDAELEEKSFGELKDLPSPMPKGGGMKHAESVMSFHIDLGPSMLGDILSVMEKKSWEDDDLGYEEGKGSEGYASPSHIPHIDDDDAEEQAPSRPPRATYKHNATADPYTPELNTRNNHHHHNNMDSCSVSSSGSEKPQYHMHDGDTDSAKYSSPRGDDDFTFMDEDDEIRV; encoded by the coding sequence ATGCCTATTCTCAAGCAGCTGGTAAACAATGACCAGTCAAAACGGAGGTCTCGCACTGACCTGACTGTGGAGATGATCAGTGCCCCATTGGGGGACTTTCGTCACACAATGCACGTAGGCCGAGGGGGCGATGCATTTGGAGACACTTCGTTTCTTAGCACCCGATCGGGGGAACCTCCCAAGGAAAAGAAAGATTCACCAAGTCCCAAGCCAGGACTGCTGTCCCGCACCTTCagaagcagcagaagcagcaaGCGCTCTCAGTCAGTAAATCGAGGGGACAAGTATGTGAACACAATGGCATCAACTGCTGGCTCATCTCAGGTTGTGAAGACTGCCATATCCCTGCCTTACCTAAATGACGAGAGGTCCAACAGAAGCAGTCAGCTGCCAAAGAGCGTTTCCTCCAGTCCCATGAAGACACTGACAGAGATGGAAACCAAGCCGACAAATGGAGCTGCAGCAATGGCGACACTGGATGCGGAGCTTGAGGAGAAAAGTTTTGGTGAGCTTAAAGATTTGCCTTCGCCGATGCCTAAAGGAGGTGGGATGAAGCATGCAGAGTCTGTGATGTCATTCCACATTGATTTGGGTCCCTCGATGCTTGGGGACATCTTGAGCGTGATGGAGAAGAAAAGTTGGGAAGATGATGACCTTGGATATGAGGAAGGCAAAGGTAGCGAGGGCTATGCATCTCCCTCCCACATTCCCcacattgatgatgatgatgctgaggaGCAGGCTCCTTCAAGGCCACCTCGCGCCACATACAAGCACAACGCCACAGCGGATCCATACACTCCAGAGCTAAACACCCGgaacaaccaccaccaccacaacaacATGGATAGCTGCTCGGTGTCCAGTTCAGGTTCTGAGAAACCTCAGTACCACATGCACGATGGTGACACGGACAGTGCAAAGTACAGTTCGCCTCGTGGGGATGATGATTTCACCTTCATGGATGAAGATGATGAGATCAGAGTGTAG